From the Cyanobacteria bacterium FACHB-DQ100 genome, one window contains:
- a CDS encoding SLBB domain-containing protein: protein MPLAQATPALAQSSGSQTQSAPAAVRVDEGYLLGSGDRLRVDIFGVPEYSGEYQVMADGSVNFPLAGSVSVQGLTLRQASATVAKRYSEYLTRPVITISLLAARPIQVAVSGEVSRPGTYTTTLNDTGIPTLSRMIQMAGGIKQSADLKQVQVSRRRPGGSGMQTFNVDLGKLLRSGDLSQDVQLRDGDSVIVPAATALNFAASSDLANSSLGASSDRPISVIIAGEVNRPGPQTVRGETIAVSDAGATVTPGQPATTRQRLQAPTVTRALQQAGGITQRANIRDIQVRRTVSDGAEQVLKVNLMSLLREGDAKQDLILQEGDRVIVPMATVAVTPEDAAIMGRGVISPELITVNVVGQVERPGAVQVAPYTTMNQALLAAGGFARGAKRDRVEFIRLQPNGAVDRRSVDIDFSRGIDQAKNPPLQAGDTIVVRKTGFQTFTEGLGQVLSPALGIFGIFR from the coding sequence ATGCCTCTGGCGCAAGCGACTCCTGCCCTGGCGCAAAGTTCAGGCAGCCAGACTCAATCGGCTCCTGCTGCCGTGCGGGTCGATGAAGGCTACTTGCTCGGCTCAGGCGATCGCCTCCGAGTTGACATCTTTGGTGTACCAGAATACAGCGGCGAATATCAAGTCATGGCAGACGGCTCGGTTAACTTCCCGCTTGCCGGGAGCGTGTCCGTGCAAGGACTGACGCTGCGCCAAGCCTCTGCGACTGTCGCAAAACGCTACAGTGAGTATCTCACCCGCCCAGTCATTACCATTAGCCTCCTCGCCGCCCGCCCGATTCAAGTTGCCGTTTCCGGCGAAGTCTCGCGCCCTGGAACCTATACGACCACCCTAAACGACACGGGCATTCCTACCTTGAGTCGCATGATACAAATGGCAGGCGGCATCAAGCAATCCGCCGATCTCAAGCAAGTTCAGGTGAGTCGTCGCCGTCCGGGCGGAAGCGGGATGCAGACGTTTAATGTGGACTTGGGCAAGCTGCTGCGATCGGGCGATTTGTCGCAAGATGTGCAGCTACGAGATGGTGATAGCGTGATCGTTCCCGCCGCAACCGCGTTAAATTTCGCGGCTTCAAGCGACTTGGCAAATTCAAGTTTAGGCGCAAGTTCCGATCGCCCCATCAGCGTGATTATCGCAGGTGAGGTGAACCGCCCAGGGCCGCAAACCGTCCGGGGTGAAACGATCGCCGTCTCCGATGCGGGTGCAACCGTCACGCCCGGACAGCCCGCAACGACGCGGCAGCGACTCCAAGCTCCGACGGTAACCAGAGCGCTCCAGCAAGCAGGCGGCATTACGCAACGGGCGAATATTCGCGATATTCAGGTGCGCCGTACTGTCTCAGATGGAGCTGAGCAAGTGCTCAAAGTCAATTTGATGAGCCTGCTGCGCGAAGGCGATGCCAAACAAGACCTCATCCTCCAAGAAGGCGATCGCGTGATCGTGCCCATGGCAACGGTGGCAGTTACGCCAGAAGATGCCGCAATTATGGGTCGCGGAGTCATTTCGCCTGAACTGATTACCGTTAACGTTGTGGGGCAGGTCGAGCGACCCGGTGCCGTTCAAGTTGCGCCCTATACGACAATGAACCAGGCGTTACTTGCGGCAGGTGGATTTGCGCGAGGTGCGAAGCGTGATCGCGTTGAGTTCATCCGACTTCAGCCGAATGGAGCGGTCGATCGCCGCAGCGTTGATATTGATTTTTCACGAGGCATTGACCAAGCGAAGAATCCACCGCTGCAAGCAGGCGATACGATCGTAGTTCGCAAGACCGGATTCCAAACCTTTACCGAAGGCTTGGGTCAAGTCTTGAGTCCAGCGCTTGGAATTTTTGGGATTTTCCGTTAA
- a CDS encoding pentapeptide repeat-containing protein — translation MGELERCYQLLGLELGASLEEVNQAYKDLVFIWHPDRVPKDNPRLVQKAEAKIKELNHARDMLRSHLKNGTAAKPTAAQPKPASQTYYQSYYYRPPTHSTNAQTNGRQTGQAQGHSTNGHSQGHSTNGHSANGHSNGHSSNGHSSNGHTPRPGHQTYQPYPRPNYSANGRSDQTRSTDASRKAEPPKSPDNTQNYYRQSHYRAEYHHPPKSPARPQMPDMTGKDLSGQNLKEKDLSGYNLSRANLSHADLSDTFMHKANLEGAKLEKANLFRANLLEANLCGADLREANLIGADLSGADLRGADLRGAKVGFEDRVMVKLTGANLQGAIMPNGKVHGVQSS, via the coding sequence ATGGGCGAGCTAGAACGCTGCTATCAATTATTAGGATTAGAGCTTGGAGCCTCGCTTGAAGAAGTGAACCAAGCTTACAAAGATCTTGTGTTTATTTGGCATCCGGATCGCGTCCCCAAGGATAATCCGCGTTTGGTTCAAAAAGCAGAAGCGAAAATCAAAGAGCTAAACCATGCGCGGGATATGTTGCGATCGCATCTGAAAAACGGGACGGCTGCGAAACCCACTGCGGCACAGCCAAAACCGGCATCGCAAACCTACTACCAGTCCTACTATTACCGCCCACCGACTCACTCGACGAACGCTCAAACGAACGGGCGACAAACCGGACAGGCTCAGGGGCATTCGACCAATGGACATTCCCAGGGGCACTCGACGAACGGACATTCAGCGAATGGTCACTCAAACGGGCATTCGTCCAATGGGCACTCGTCAAACGGACATACCCCCCGTCCGGGTCACCAAACCTACCAACCTTATCCTCGTCCGAACTATTCCGCGAATGGTCGATCGGATCAGACGCGATCGACGGATGCGAGTCGAAAAGCTGAACCGCCCAAATCCCCAGACAATACGCAAAATTACTATCGTCAGTCGCATTACCGCGCAGAGTATCACCATCCACCGAAGTCTCCGGCACGCCCTCAAATGCCGGACATGACCGGAAAGGACTTGAGCGGACAGAACTTGAAGGAGAAAGATCTTTCTGGCTATAACCTCAGTCGCGCCAATCTCTCTCATGCTGACCTAAGCGACACATTTATGCACAAGGCAAATCTTGAAGGGGCGAAATTGGAGAAAGCAAACTTGTTTCGGGCGAACTTGCTAGAAGCGAATTTGTGTGGGGCAGATTTGCGCGAGGCGAATTTGATTGGCGCAGATTTGAGTGGAGCGGATTTACGCGGGGCAGATTTGCGCGGAGCAAAAGTTGGGTTTGAAGATCGGGTGATGGTAAAACTCACCGGAGCCAATCTTCAAGGCGCAATCATGCCCAACGGTAAGGTTCACGGAGTGCAGTCTTCCTAG
- the rfbB gene encoding dTDP-glucose 4,6-dehydratase produces MQTLVTGGMGFIGSNYILKARHQHWSSIVNLDKLTYASNPQTLSTLSEDSGYKFYQGDIGDAELVNQLLEQHQPDAILNFAAESHVDRSISSPDDFITTNIVGTFKLLEAARDYWQRLSADKQEKFRFLHVSTDEVYGSLGLDDLPFCEDSPYAPNSPYAASKASSDHLVRAFHHTYGLPTLTTNCSNNYGSRQFPEKLIPLMILNALEGQALPIYGDGQNIRDWIYVEDHCDALQLVLQKGKVGETYNIGGNSERRNITVVEQICAILQELVPKPDFHYTSLITFVKDRPGHDRRYAINSSKILAELDWQPQESFESGLRKTIHWYLENPDWIEQVRSGSYLSWIKQHYGTPFSADSVPPSRS; encoded by the coding sequence ATGCAAACTCTAGTGACTGGTGGGATGGGCTTTATCGGCTCAAACTACATCTTGAAAGCGCGGCACCAACATTGGAGCAGCATTGTCAACCTGGACAAGTTGACCTACGCAAGTAACCCTCAAACCTTATCGACCCTATCAGAAGATTCGGGCTACAAATTCTATCAAGGTGACATTGGGGATGCCGAACTCGTCAATCAACTGCTGGAGCAGCATCAACCCGATGCCATTCTCAACTTCGCGGCAGAAAGCCATGTGGATCGATCGATTTCCAGCCCAGATGATTTTATTACCACAAACATTGTAGGAACCTTCAAACTCTTAGAGGCAGCTAGAGACTATTGGCAGCGTCTTTCCGCAGACAAACAAGAAAAATTTCGCTTCCTGCACGTCTCAACTGATGAAGTGTATGGATCACTTGGTCTAGATGATTTGCCATTCTGTGAGGACAGCCCCTATGCTCCCAACAGTCCTTATGCCGCCTCAAAAGCTAGTTCAGATCATTTAGTCCGGGCATTTCACCATACCTACGGACTGCCAACACTCACGACCAACTGTTCTAACAACTATGGTTCTCGGCAGTTTCCTGAAAAGCTAATTCCACTAATGATTCTGAACGCGCTAGAGGGTCAAGCGCTTCCCATTTATGGAGATGGTCAAAATATTCGAGATTGGATTTATGTGGAAGATCATTGCGACGCACTCCAACTCGTTCTCCAAAAAGGAAAAGTGGGTGAAACCTACAACATTGGGGGAAATAGCGAACGCAGAAACATCACGGTGGTTGAGCAAATTTGTGCAATTCTTCAAGAGCTAGTCCCTAAACCAGATTTTCATTACACCTCGCTGATTACGTTTGTGAAAGATCGACCGGGGCACGATCGACGATACGCTATTAATAGCAGCAAGATTCTGGCTGAACTCGATTGGCAACCGCAGGAAAGTTTTGAAAGCGGATTACGCAAAACGATCCACTGGTATTTAGAGAACCCAGACTGGATTGAGCAAGTGCGCTCTGGCTCCTACTTGTCCTGGATCAAACAGCACTACGGCACTCCTTTTTCAGCAGATTCGGTGCCTCCGTCACGCTCTTGA
- a CDS encoding patatin-like protein, whose amino-acid sequence MSSHPPLLEKIEFQQEFRLGLVVYGGVSLAIYMNGVCREFYNAVRGRGIYKLIKALTDSDIIVDVVSGTSAGGINGVLLSYALTNSDRDTVVDFKNFADIWREDGDISKLLRNLKQKDIDSLLDGEEYYQNQLEAAFQKAFAQKPPAEPGEWFSESKELDLFVTGTDTLGKVYQAFDNTGCIIEVKDHRAVFLLKHREGRKHPFQPSPVTHQALAKLCRITSCFPVAFPVVSVELPPPPSTKTTKTKQADWTAIHTEAEEVSKIDPIDQRLVRWGALADRALPEKKPEKEGYQLHFVDGGVLDNRPFSYTIDQIYRRTAYRPVNRKLFYIDPSPDQFLGSLKFNQMSKPSIWEAALDSLVGMPRYESIANDLNEIQNRNEKVRRYKFLRGTAERSAERAEEQQKPSEMQPRSSGEPTAEEVYLRCRLVGLRDRILPLMLKAQQVDRSDPKNDSPHNQQRLLEKTAEFITQYSANPKEQIDRDQLLHELGYEIRNLEVDYARRKHFFLLEKLCQWMEDPAYERAHQKLRQLAFKIKSQMELLIVIQAGLEEMLSFPAVSDRFLEIIRNAGNRDQARKPIYDYLLRLHRFLLDANCLPEFDPESDQRFLNTSEVDRPEQAQPSAKTAPNFFKTLPGSLFSGAETESEWSTDLISSRISGVLAQLRKRSWELLSSPDKLDSAHSDSIWNSQYNFDRQENQSLSILFLVEEATAQLIQESDLEEPERKRLLRLFKCFRNIDQSVYAYEYLSGLQAKEQLEIFRISPNDAQLGFSRRLPENKLAGDQLRAFGGFFKKNWRSNDILWGRLDGLNRIVEATLTPESLMAPDSRSRFSHFLNRQCDTKEARADYIDQLVEETLPEATPTEKKEIKKTLQQMALGEILQDQDGTNHPLKDFWETLVTAAHRSILKSDLGCVLEDAIADQLAWSQQAIPSKAGDVSYQCIKIPSSSDPQLKALQIINQLLDQLLHSRTRQNIARYLSNQSKSQSPKECKKYFDRILKASFPASEASNRQIVTQYLQEFIKSPDVSIHSLYGFLEKLLEIGKAEMQSKNASPTSTTIIGSMNEQVDKALKCLRESIKPKFCATDGYLDQAVTPFAVKELVKAPLEELLNDQEKLEHYFRNQYQVGAEKAEENIPRIILAGTLARVGLVLRNILESPPAAQYVRNNPIFQVLSRLIQAFYWWVQAGNPKTSLIPVSFRSLVAFLLPILAIAGVAFFVSQLPVQVLVLGVTLILLQLINRFTGRFGLPQWASWLLIVVAVISLIALPYFAPNGAINWAAPFTWLRERLHLLQMQD is encoded by the coding sequence ATGTCTTCACATCCACCACTTCTAGAAAAGATCGAATTTCAGCAAGAATTTCGTTTGGGTTTAGTCGTCTATGGCGGTGTGTCTCTGGCAATTTATATGAATGGGGTTTGTCGAGAGTTCTACAATGCAGTGCGAGGTCGAGGTATTTATAAGCTGATCAAAGCATTGACCGACTCTGACATTATTGTGGATGTCGTTTCAGGAACATCAGCCGGAGGCATTAATGGCGTACTGTTGAGCTATGCCTTAACCAACAGCGATCGAGACACTGTTGTTGATTTTAAGAATTTTGCTGATATTTGGCGAGAAGATGGAGACATTAGTAAACTTCTACGAAACCTAAAGCAAAAAGACATAGATTCGCTCTTAGATGGTGAAGAATACTATCAAAATCAATTGGAAGCTGCCTTTCAAAAAGCTTTTGCTCAGAAGCCTCCTGCGGAACCAGGAGAGTGGTTTTCTGAATCTAAAGAACTGGATTTATTTGTTACGGGTACAGATACTTTAGGTAAAGTGTATCAAGCATTCGATAACACGGGCTGCATTATTGAAGTTAAAGATCATCGCGCTGTGTTTCTGCTGAAACATCGCGAGGGACGTAAACACCCCTTTCAACCTTCCCCAGTCACCCATCAAGCCCTTGCTAAGCTCTGCCGAATTACCTCTTGCTTCCCGGTTGCTTTTCCCGTTGTCAGCGTCGAACTGCCTCCTCCCCCCAGCACAAAGACAACTAAAACGAAGCAAGCTGATTGGACAGCCATTCATACAGAAGCAGAAGAAGTATCGAAAATAGATCCAATCGATCAGCGACTTGTGCGCTGGGGAGCATTAGCCGATCGAGCATTACCGGAGAAAAAACCGGAGAAGGAGGGGTATCAACTCCATTTTGTAGATGGGGGTGTACTAGACAATCGCCCGTTTAGCTATACGATCGACCAAATTTATCGACGCACTGCCTATCGTCCTGTCAATCGAAAATTATTTTACATTGATCCCAGTCCTGATCAATTTTTGGGAAGTCTTAAGTTTAATCAAATGAGCAAGCCAAGCATCTGGGAGGCTGCCTTAGATTCGCTTGTTGGTATGCCGCGATATGAGAGCATTGCTAATGATTTAAACGAGATTCAAAATCGCAATGAAAAGGTTCGCCGCTACAAATTTTTGCGCGGTACTGCAGAGAGGAGTGCTGAGAGGGCAGAAGAGCAACAAAAGCCCTCAGAGATGCAACCTCGATCGAGCGGTGAACCTACAGCAGAAGAAGTTTATTTGCGCTGTCGATTGGTGGGTCTGCGCGATCGAATTCTGCCGCTCATGCTTAAAGCTCAACAAGTTGACCGTTCAGACCCCAAGAATGATAGTCCACACAATCAACAAAGATTACTAGAAAAGACAGCCGAATTTATTACACAGTATAGTGCTAACCCAAAAGAGCAAATCGATCGTGATCAGCTCTTGCATGAGTTAGGCTATGAAATTCGAAATCTTGAGGTTGATTATGCTCGAAGAAAGCATTTCTTCCTGTTGGAGAAGCTTTGTCAATGGATGGAAGATCCAGCTTATGAAAGAGCGCATCAAAAGCTGCGGCAGCTAGCTTTTAAGATTAAATCTCAGATGGAACTGCTAATTGTGATTCAAGCAGGACTGGAGGAGATGCTGTCTTTTCCTGCCGTCAGCGATAGGTTTCTCGAAATCATTCGGAATGCTGGAAACCGTGACCAGGCGCGCAAGCCTATCTATGACTACTTGCTGCGACTGCATCGTTTTCTGCTGGATGCTAACTGCCTGCCAGAGTTTGATCCAGAGAGCGATCAAAGGTTTCTCAACACTTCAGAAGTGGATCGCCCTGAGCAAGCTCAACCTTCTGCCAAGACTGCACCTAACTTTTTCAAAACTCTTCCGGGTTCTCTTTTCTCTGGAGCGGAAACAGAGAGTGAGTGGAGTACTGATTTGATTTCATCCCGCATTTCCGGCGTACTCGCTCAACTGAGAAAAAGAAGTTGGGAATTGCTAAGTTCTCCGGATAAACTTGATTCAGCTCACTCTGATTCGATCTGGAACAGCCAGTACAATTTCGATCGGCAGGAAAATCAAAGTTTAAGCATTCTGTTTTTAGTAGAAGAAGCAACAGCGCAACTGATTCAAGAGAGCGACCTTGAAGAACCTGAACGCAAAAGATTATTAAGGCTGTTTAAGTGCTTCAGAAATATCGATCAGTCGGTTTATGCTTATGAGTACCTATCAGGGCTGCAAGCTAAGGAACAGCTTGAGATTTTTCGCATTAGTCCGAACGATGCTCAACTCGGTTTTAGTCGTCGTCTACCCGAAAATAAACTGGCTGGAGATCAACTGAGAGCATTCGGCGGCTTCTTCAAAAAAAATTGGCGATCGAATGATATTCTCTGGGGTCGTTTAGACGGCTTAAATCGAATTGTAGAAGCAACGCTTACACCAGAGTCTCTCATGGCACCAGATTCTCGATCTCGCTTCTCTCATTTTCTGAATCGTCAATGTGATACAAAAGAAGCCAGAGCCGATTACATTGATCAATTAGTGGAGGAAACACTACCGGAGGCAACGCCAACCGAAAAAAAGGAGATTAAGAAAACGCTACAGCAGATGGCTCTTGGTGAAATCCTACAGGATCAGGATGGGACCAATCATCCGCTCAAAGATTTCTGGGAAACGCTCGTTACAGCCGCTCATCGATCGATTCTGAAGTCTGACCTAGGCTGCGTTCTAGAAGATGCGATCGCCGATCAACTTGCTTGGAGTCAACAAGCGATTCCCTCCAAGGCGGGAGATGTAAGCTACCAATGCATCAAAATTCCGAGTTCGTCTGATCCGCAATTAAAAGCCTTGCAAATCATCAACCAACTGCTCGATCAATTGCTTCATTCTAGAACACGTCAAAACATTGCCAGGTACCTATCAAATCAGTCTAAATCACAGTCTCCTAAGGAATGCAAGAAATATTTTGACAGGATACTTAAAGCTAGCTTTCCAGCCTCTGAAGCATCTAATCGCCAAATAGTAACTCAATACCTCCAGGAGTTTATCAAGAGCCCTGATGTCTCGATTCATAGCCTCTATGGCTTCTTAGAGAAGCTTTTAGAGATAGGTAAAGCAGAAATGCAATCAAAAAATGCTTCTCCTACATCGACGACCATCATTGGCTCTATGAATGAGCAGGTGGACAAAGCACTTAAATGTTTGAGGGAATCGATCAAGCCGAAATTCTGTGCAACAGATGGCTATTTGGATCAAGCTGTGACTCCGTTTGCAGTCAAGGAATTAGTTAAGGCTCCGCTTGAGGAACTGCTGAATGACCAGGAGAAACTGGAACATTATTTCCGCAATCAATATCAGGTTGGTGCTGAAAAAGCAGAGGAAAATATTCCACGTATTATTCTTGCAGGGACTTTAGCACGAGTGGGACTGGTTTTACGAAATATCCTAGAATCGCCTCCCGCGGCTCAATATGTGAGAAATAACCCTATTTTCCAAGTTTTGAGTCGATTAATCCAAGCGTTCTACTGGTGGGTGCAAGCGGGTAACCCTAAAACATCCCTAATTCCTGTAAGTTTTCGCTCTTTGGTAGCCTTTCTTTTACCAATTCTTGCGATCGCGGGTGTAGCATTCTTTGTGAGCCAATTACCCGTACAAGTGCTGGTTCTCGGTGTTACCCTTATTCTTTTGCAATTAATCAATCGCTTTACAGGTAGATTCGGTTTACCTCAATGGGCTTCCTGGCTGCTCATAGTAGTCGCTGTGATTTCGCTGATTGCGCTCCCCTATTTCGCCCCTAACGGCGCGATCAATTGGGCAGCTCCCTTTACCTGGCTGCGCGAAAGGCTCCATCTCCTACAAATGCAGGACTAG
- a CDS encoding EAL domain-containing protein gives MSQPLPVAKTCVCHNPRVGCPSGAGQLFIWFPVPHALIKVIPFLKQAAFDYELMQARSGLRVTCKTGQVQEVAAKIAHLLAPRELGETRVLFLQGMAQPQLHDFSDITSLQHFVGRNESDWLVEMLTAERFTTYFQPIVSTQDTSQIYAYESLLRGLDADGNLVMPGLILEQATKANLLPQLDRVARLSAIAHASQHQLNSHIFINFMPTALYDPVSCLRSTVEAIDRAGIAHERIVFEVVETDTPQDLNHLKTVLKYYRDAGFLVALDDLGAGYSSLNLLHQLRPDFIKLDMALIRNVDQDPYKASITAKLLEIAQALGVPTIAEGIESIAELHWLQKHGATFAQGYLFAKPSAIPASETPRYPR, from the coding sequence ATGAGCCAGCCTCTACCAGTCGCTAAAACCTGTGTTTGTCATAATCCTAGAGTTGGCTGCCCCTCCGGTGCAGGACAGCTTTTCATCTGGTTTCCAGTTCCCCACGCCTTGATCAAAGTCATTCCTTTTCTCAAGCAAGCTGCCTTTGACTATGAACTTATGCAAGCACGATCGGGGCTGAGGGTGACTTGCAAAACTGGACAGGTTCAGGAAGTTGCTGCCAAGATTGCTCACCTACTTGCGCCTAGAGAGCTAGGAGAGACGCGGGTTTTGTTTTTACAGGGTATGGCTCAACCCCAACTGCACGACTTTAGCGATATCACCTCACTACAGCACTTTGTTGGACGGAACGAAAGCGACTGGCTGGTCGAGATGCTTACAGCCGAACGGTTTACAACCTATTTTCAACCGATTGTCTCGACTCAGGATACTTCTCAAATTTATGCGTATGAATCTCTCCTGCGGGGTCTAGATGCCGACGGTAATTTAGTGATGCCGGGATTAATCTTAGAGCAAGCCACGAAAGCAAATTTGCTCCCACAACTTGATCGAGTCGCTCGTCTCAGCGCGATCGCTCACGCCAGCCAACATCAATTGAACAGCCACATTTTTATCAACTTCATGCCCACGGCTCTTTATGATCCCGTGTCTTGCTTACGGAGTACCGTAGAAGCGATCGACAGAGCAGGCATTGCTCATGAGCGTATTGTGTTTGAAGTGGTAGAGACAGATACACCGCAAGACCTCAATCATCTCAAAACCGTGCTGAAATACTATCGAGACGCGGGTTTTTTAGTGGCGCTTGATGATTTGGGTGCGGGATATTCGAGCTTAAACCTACTACATCAGTTACGCCCTGACTTTATTAAGTTAGATATGGCGTTGATTCGGAATGTTGATCAAGACCCTTATAAAGCTTCAATCACTGCAAAGCTATTAGAGATTGCTCAGGCGCTCGGTGTGCCAACAATAGCAGAAGGCATTGAATCGATCGCAGAGTTACACTGGTTGCAAAAGCATGGTGCAACTTTTGCACAAGGCTATCTGTTTGCAAAGCCTAGTGCTATCCCTGCAAGCGAAACGCCACGCTACCCACGCTAG
- a CDS encoding DUF370 domain-containing protein — protein sequence MSEIRLINIGFGNIVSAHRVIAIVAPESAPIKRIIHDAREHEKLIDATYGRRTRAVIVMDSGHIILSAIQPETVANRFLFTKDSTDI from the coding sequence ATGAGTGAAATCAGATTGATCAATATTGGATTTGGCAATATCGTCTCGGCTCATCGGGTGATTGCGATCGTCGCTCCAGAATCCGCCCCGATTAAGCGCATTATTCATGATGCCCGCGAACACGAAAAGCTCATTGATGCCACCTATGGGAGACGTACCCGTGCAGTCATCGTCATGGATTCCGGTCACATTATTCTTTCGGCGATTCAACCTGAGACAGTTGCTAATCGATTTCTATTCACCAAAGACAGTACGGATATCTAG
- the gmk gene encoding guanylate kinase, translating into MSKGRLIVLTGPSGVGKGTLLRSLLQRHEQLYLSVSVTTRSPRPGEVEGKNYYYATRPQFERMVAQGEFLEWAEFAGNCYGTPRRTVEEKIREGKWVILEIELDGARQIRKSFPSALQIFIAPPSMVELESRIRGRGQDSEAAIVRRLERAWEEVDAAGEFDLQVVNDDLERAVGEIERTLFKPVAAVC; encoded by the coding sequence ATGAGCAAGGGTAGACTCATTGTTTTAACAGGGCCAAGCGGCGTCGGCAAAGGAACCTTGCTTCGATCGCTTCTTCAGCGCCACGAGCAGCTTTATCTCTCAGTCTCCGTCACCACCCGATCTCCCCGTCCTGGAGAAGTCGAGGGCAAAAACTATTACTACGCCACTCGCCCTCAATTTGAGCGAATGGTGGCACAGGGAGAATTTTTAGAATGGGCAGAATTTGCGGGAAATTGCTACGGTACACCCCGACGCACTGTGGAAGAGAAAATTCGCGAAGGCAAGTGGGTCATTCTGGAAATCGAGCTTGATGGCGCTCGCCAAATCCGCAAGTCATTTCCAAGCGCGCTCCAAATTTTCATTGCACCCCCTTCGATGGTGGAACTCGAATCCCGCATTCGAGGACGCGGCCAAGACTCTGAAGCCGCGATCGTGCGTCGGCTGGAGAGAGCTTGGGAGGAAGTTGATGCGGCTGGAGAATTCGACCTTCAGGTGGTCAACGACGATTTAGAGCGTGCGGTAGGAGAAATTGAGCGCACGCTGTTTAAGCCAGTTGCCGCAGTGTGTTAA
- a CDS encoding photosystem I reaction center subunit XI — protein sequence MQILRHPEATDRPDDPRNKEVIYPAFDIQNGNLATPINASPLVRTYINALPAYREGLSPLRRGLEVGLAHGYWIIGPFAKLGPLRDTDLANLAGLLSTIGLLIISTLAISLYGASNPPAPMTTITTPNPPSELKTGHGWNEYAAGFLVGGVGGAALAYFLLTNLALFKNFTSGL from the coding sequence ATGCAAATTCTTAGACATCCAGAAGCGACCGATCGTCCTGACGATCCTCGTAATAAAGAGGTTATCTATCCTGCCTTTGATATTCAAAATGGCAACCTCGCAACACCAATTAATGCGTCCCCGCTCGTTCGGACTTATATCAACGCCCTCCCCGCTTATCGCGAAGGTCTCTCCCCGCTGCGCCGTGGATTAGAAGTGGGACTCGCTCATGGCTATTGGATTATTGGCCCTTTTGCAAAATTGGGCCCTCTGCGTGACACCGACTTGGCAAACTTAGCCGGATTGCTCAGCACGATCGGACTCCTGATTATCTCTACGCTGGCAATTTCGCTCTACGGCGCAAGCAATCCGCCGGCACCCATGACCACAATCACCACTCCGAACCCACCCTCGGAACTCAAAACCGGACATGGTTGGAACGAATATGCTGCTGGCTTCTTAGTGGGCGGTGTTGGCGGTGCAGCCTTGGCGTACTTCCTGCTCACCAATCTAGCGCTGTTCAAAAACTTCACAAGCGGACTGTAA